The following DNA comes from Arthrobacter sp. SLBN-83.
GCCTGCGTTTAGCGCCCCGGCACGGCGTTGAAGGCTCAGTCCCTGCGCGGCGTCATGGCCACCATGCCCGCGTACGTGAATCCGCCGCCGAATCCAAACAGCAGTGCGGGGACATCTGCCGGGATCTTCCCGGCGTGCCACCATTTGCTCAACCCCAGCGGCACGCTGGCGGCGGAGGTGTTACCCGACTCCGTCACGTCGGTGATGACGATCCGGTCCGTCAGGCCCAGAGCGTCCGCGAGCGGTTCGATGATGCGCAGGTTGGCCTGGTGCGCGGCGAGGACCTGGATGTCGTCCAGTGACAAGCCGGCGCGCGCCACGATTTCGCGGGCGCGTTCCGGGGCCTTGGTGAGGGCCCAGCGCAGCACTTCACGCCCGTTCTGCGAAAACCTGCCCAATGGCGGGGAGATGGTGACAGCGTCAGCCATGCCGCCCTCCGAGCCCCAGACCACCGGGCCAATGCGGGCCGTGTTGGACGGGCGCACGACGGCGGCGCCGGCACCGTCGGCGGTCAGCACCGCCGTCGCACGGTCCGTCCAGTCCGTCACGGCTGAGAGGGTCTCGGCGCCGACCACAATTGCGTGGGACGCGCTGCCGCTGCGAATGGCCTGGTCCGCCACGCCCAGGGCGTACTCGAACCCGGAGCAGGCTGTGTTGACGTCCATGATCGCCGGTCCCCGGCCGTCCCTGCCCAGGCAAAGCGCCTGGGCCACCCGGCCCGCAGTGTTCGGGGACCGCTCGGCCGCCGTCGTGGTGGCCACCACCACGAGGTCAATGTCCTGCGCAGCGACTCCCGAATCGCCCAGCGCCATCCGGGCTGCGGGGATTGCGAGGTCCACCACGGTTTCGCCTTCACCGGCGATGTGCCGGGTCACGATGCCGGTGCGCTGGCGGATCCACTCATCGCTGGTGTCCATCATGCCTTCGAGTTCATGGTTGTCCATGATGCGCGCGGGCTGGGCATGGCCGAGCCCGGCAATCTCTGTCCCTGCCGGACCTTGGGCAAGCGTGAGCTTCATGTGTTCCTCTCGTAGGGGCCGCTGCTAGGCGGGTGCCAGGGCCTTGTTGAGTACGGTGCGGATGCGCTTCTCGGAGACGGAGTAGGCCGTGCCGAGTTCGACGGCGAACAGGCTCACCCGTAGTTCCTCGATCATCCAGCGCACCTGGGTTAACTCCCGTCCGGCGCCCCGTCCCGGCAGCAGCGCTGAAACAGCGTCGTCGTAGTCATCCTCGAGCCGCTGCACCACAGCCATGTTCAGGGCATCCCGCTGCACGTTTCCGGGCAGGCGCTCCAGCCGCTTTTCGATCGCGGCCAGGTAGCGCGGCAGCTGGCTCAGCTGCGAGTAGCCCGTGCGTGCTACAAAACCGGGGTACACCAGCTGCTCCAGCTGGCTTTTGATGTCGTTCAGCGCGCTGATCAGGGCCAGGCTGGTGGTGCCCTTGAGTTGCTTTTCGATCCGGCGGGTGCTGGAGAGGATGCGTTCGACGACGGCAGTGACCGAAAAGACCGTGTCGATCAGTTCCGCGCGCACCAGCTCGTACAGCTGGTCGAACGCCGCCCGGTCCCATGGAAGTTCCACGGGGGTGAGCTTGTCGATGGCCGCCAGCGCGCAGTCTGCGATAAGGGCAGACACCGAACCATGAGGGTTTTGGCTGAAGGTGAGCTTCTCGGTGTTGCTCAGGTGCTCCAGGACGTACCGGTCAGGTGCCGGAACACGAAGGGCAAGCAGCCGGATCACGCCGCCGCGCATCGCATCGAGCTGCTCTTCGGGGGTCTGGAACACACGCAGTGACACGGACTTGCCCTGGTCCACCAGCGCCGGATAACCAGTGACAGTGTGCCCCTTGACCACGCTGCTCACCCGGCGCTCAATGGTGCCGACAGCCCACTCCGTCAGGCCATCCTGCTCCACGAACCCGGCCCCGGCAGGGGCTCCCGGCACCCCGGCGGCCGGCTGGCGTGCGGCCGGTCCGCCGTCGGACACCTTGCCGTTGCGCCGCTTGGACGTGCCGGCAGCTGCGGAGGCCGGGGTAGCGCCGAGCGATTCGGCGATGGCGCGGCGGGTGGCGGGGGCAAGCCGCTCCTGCAGCTCCGCAAGGTCCTTGCTTTCGCCCAGGACCTTGCCCTTGCTGTCCACCACTTTGAAACTCACCCGCAGGTGCGGGGGCACGGCGTCCCAGTTCCAAGAACCGGGCGGGATGATGGCGCCGCGGATCCGCCGCAGCGCAAGTTCCAGCGACGGTTCCAGCTGGTCCTTGGCAGGATCGAAGTCCGATTCGAGGAGGGCCACCGCCTGCCGCGCAACATCGGGGGCGGGAACAAAATTCTTCCGGACCTGCTTTGGCAGCGACTTGATAAGCGCGGTTACCAGCTCGACACGCTGGCCCGGAATCAGCCAGCGGAACGGTGCGTCATCCAGCTGGTTCAGGAACAGGACCGGCACTTCAGCCGTGACACCGTCCGACGGGTCGGGGGCAGAGCCCGGCGCCACAGGATGGAATTCGTACGTCAGGGGGAGCTCGAAGCCCTTGTGCAGCCAGGTCTTCGGGTACGCGGATTCGTCAAGGTCGTCGGCGTCCCCGATCAGGAGCAGCGACTTGTCGTAGTCCAGGAGGTCCGGATTTTCCCTACGGGCATCTTTCCACCATTTGTCGAAGTGCCGCTCGGAGACGACGTCCGGACCGATCCTGGCGTCGTAGAACTCGAACAGCGTCTCGTCATCCACCAGCAGGTCCCGGCGGCGCATGCGGGCCTCAAGTTCCTCGACCTCGTGCAAGAGGGCGCGGTTGCGGTGGAAGAACTTGTGGTGGGTACGCCAGTCGCCTTCCACCAGGGCATGCCTGATGAACAGTTCACGGGCCACCATCGGATCCACCCGGCCGTAATTGATGCGTCGCTGCGCGATGATCGGCACGCCGTAAAGGGTGACTTTTTCGTAGGCCATTACGGCGCCCTGCTTGGTGGACCAGTGCGGTTCGCTGTAGCTGCGCTTGACCAGGTCCGGAGCCACCTGCTCGGCCCACAGGGGATCGAACTTGGCCGCCACCCGGGCCCAGAGCCTGCTGGTTTCCACCAGCTCCGCCGCCATGACGAATGTGGGGGACTTCTTGAACAGCGCGGAACCCGGGAAGATGGCGAACCGGCTGCCCCGGGCGCCGGCGTATTCGCGCTTGCGCTCGTCCAGGATGCCGATGTGGCTCAGGAGCCCGGAGAGCAGGCTGATATGGATGCCGTCATGGTTGCCCACGGGGTCGGCCAGGCGCTTATTGTCCAGCGTGATGCCCAGCGGCCGGGCGAGCTGGCGCAGCTGGGTAAAGAGGTCCTGCCATTCCCGCACGCGCAGGTAGTTGATGAATTCGGCGCGGCACAACCTGCGGAAGGCTGACGACGACAGTTCCTGCTGCTTCTCCTGCAGGTAGTTCCAGAGATTGAGGTAGCCGGTGAAGTCGGAGTTCTCATCGCGGAAGCGGTTGTGCTTTTCCGCGGCCAGCTGCTGCTTGTCCGTGGGCCGTTCGCGCGGGTCCTGGATGGTGAGCGCGGCAGCCAGGACCATGACTTCCCGGACGCAGCCCCGTTTTCCGGCTTCCACGATCATGCGGCCCAGGCGCGGATCCACGGGCAGTTGGGCGAGTTTCTGTCCGACGGCGGTAAGGCCGCC
Coding sequences within:
- a CDS encoding beta-ketoacyl-ACP synthase III, giving the protein MKLTLAQGPAGTEIAGLGHAQPARIMDNHELEGMMDTSDEWIRQRTGIVTRHIAGEGETVVDLAIPAARMALGDSGVAAQDIDLVVVATTTAAERSPNTAGRVAQALCLGRDGRGPAIMDVNTACSGFEYALGVADQAIRSGSASHAIVVGAETLSAVTDWTDRATAVLTADGAGAAVVRPSNTARIGPVVWGSEGGMADAVTISPPLGRFSQNGREVLRWALTKAPERAREIVARAGLSLDDIQVLAAHQANLRIIEPLADALGLTDRIVITDVTESGNTSAASVPLGLSKWWHAGKIPADVPALLFGFGGGFTYAGMVAMTPRRD
- the hrpA gene encoding ATP-dependent RNA helicase HrpA, with product MTFHISYPAELPVSERREDLMAAIAANQVTIIAGETGSGKTTQIPKMCLELGLGEKGLIGHTQPRRLAARTVAERIAEELGVEIGQEIGFQVRFTGEVSKATKVKLMTDGILLAEIQRDKLLRKYSTIIIDEAHERSLNIDFILGYLKRILPQRPDLKVIITSATIDPERFANHFGTSDNPAPIIEVSGRTYPVEIRYRPLTQPAADDEKASDDELEEDRDPLDAVCDAVDELAAEAPGDILVFFSGEREIRDAADALQSRIQSNRRLANTEILPLFARLSLQEQHKVFHPGSKRRIVLATNVAETSLTVPGIKYVIDTGTARISRYSHRTKVQRLPIERVSQASANQRSGRCGRVSDGIAIRLYSEEDFESRPRFTDPEILRTNLAAVILQMTAMGVAKGPKDVEEFPFVEPPETRAINDGVTLLRELGALAPPRQQAKGGRTEAAEGRGGQKGGGLTAVGQKLAQLPVDPRLGRMIVEAGKRGCVREVMVLAAALTIQDPRERPTDKQQLAAEKHNRFRDENSDFTGYLNLWNYLQEKQQELSSSAFRRLCRAEFINYLRVREWQDLFTQLRQLARPLGITLDNKRLADPVGNHDGIHISLLSGLLSHIGILDERKREYAGARGSRFAIFPGSALFKKSPTFVMAAELVETSRLWARVAAKFDPLWAEQVAPDLVKRSYSEPHWSTKQGAVMAYEKVTLYGVPIIAQRRINYGRVDPMVARELFIRHALVEGDWRTHHKFFHRNRALLHEVEELEARMRRRDLLVDDETLFEFYDARIGPDVVSERHFDKWWKDARRENPDLLDYDKSLLLIGDADDLDESAYPKTWLHKGFELPLTYEFHPVAPGSAPDPSDGVTAEVPVLFLNQLDDAPFRWLIPGQRVELVTALIKSLPKQVRKNFVPAPDVARQAVALLESDFDPAKDQLEPSLELALRRIRGAIIPPGSWNWDAVPPHLRVSFKVVDSKGKVLGESKDLAELQERLAPATRRAIAESLGATPASAAAGTSKRRNGKVSDGGPAARQPAAGVPGAPAGAGFVEQDGLTEWAVGTIERRVSSVVKGHTVTGYPALVDQGKSVSLRVFQTPEEQLDAMRGGVIRLLALRVPAPDRYVLEHLSNTEKLTFSQNPHGSVSALIADCALAAIDKLTPVELPWDRAAFDQLYELVRAELIDTVFSVTAVVERILSSTRRIEKQLKGTTSLALISALNDIKSQLEQLVYPGFVARTGYSQLSQLPRYLAAIEKRLERLPGNVQRDALNMAVVQRLEDDYDDAVSALLPGRGAGRELTQVRWMIEELRVSLFAVELGTAYSVSEKRIRTVLNKALAPA